agaaaaaacaaactaaagaAGAGACTGGAACAAAAAGGAATAAGGCATCTCAGGAGCAGATTTGGTCTCTGTACCCTTCAGTAACCAACACACCCACAACCGTGGGccttcctccacctccccaggCCTGATCATTAACCCCATCCTCCACTCACCTCCCTGAGGTACacatttcctgtttctcttttccaAGTTTTCCTCAAGTCAGTAACAGGTGCATTTCACAGTGACTGTTGTTAGTCTGTATATAACGATTGTTATTGATTAACTTGCTTTGGCAAAGGTGTTTCCTTTGTCATGGTAAATTGGTCACATTCATGAGAAGCCATATCCAGGTAAAGTCCAATCATTTACAGGTGATCACCATGTGTGACATTACAGGTCAGACCACTCTAAGAACTTCTGGTCTGTGGAGGTAGATAGCTTGACTCCATCTTTCATGAATACATGacaccctccttccccccacccctgcttgcTTCCCATACTTCCTATTACAGATCAGGCAACTTTCCCATTATGAAAGTATTCTGCTGCAACTCAGTCAAATCAGACCACTGTGGAGAGAGGAGATTAGAGTTAAACAAACCTGTCCTCTGTTTTTCTGTTAGCATCCAAGCCACTGAGAAATACTGTGGATACACCGAAGAGGACATGGTTCTAatcagatatattttatttgagccaGTTTAGAATAGGGAATTCTGAGCCACTACATGTCTTGCTCACTACTTGTAGCAGACTATTATTTCTTTGGAAGAGGCAATATTTTGAATCCTCAAAATGGCCCCACGTTCTCTAGTGATACTTGAAAACCCATGTTTGTGGCTTGTGGTAGGCACCGTTCTCTATATGCAATGCTATCTTAgttattttttcactctttttattttctttagtcgTTTAAGTGAGTAGAGGACGtatttgaatttattattatattttaatctatCCCTCAAATGTTTCATGACAATGTTCTCATCCTCCATGGCTCTGTGTTGCTCTTGCTGAGGATCATGCTTTAATTCAGAAAGATTATTCTGTCTATAATGGATGGTCTAACTTCTATTCCTGTTGTCTGCTACCTTATACTAAGCTTTACCAGATCATTACTGTTTCCTTTCCATTAAGCACTTCCTTTCTAGCCTGACTCCAGGTCCAAATATCTAGGAAGGTTGTGTGGCCCAATGTTATGATTGAGGTTTCACTCAGAGAAAGACACTTTGTATTCCCTGCTCAAACttgtaagtttattttcatgtttctgtcCAACACAGAACCAGAAAACGCAGGTCCAAAGTAAGTAGCTGCCAGGAGAAGTGTTCTGCAAAAGGGCCCAATGACAGTGATGGTACTGAAAGCAGCAGAGCCATTTGAATATGAGTCACCAgaagccggggggcgggggggggggggggggcggtcacgACACACAATGTTTCATGCTACAGTGGTTACTGCAAGTCAGTTTTTCCAAGTGAAGGTTTTTAACACCAACCTTAAAGAGAAATTCACAAAGCAGAAGGTTATTACCATATCAGATTACTTTGAATGAAGAGGAGTCCTGGAGATAAACAAAGCATCGTCTGTGTCTGAAGTTGGTCTTGATCAAAAGTCTGAAGTTCCAAACAGCATTctcaaaagagcaaaagaaactcCCAAGATGGATAGTCTTTGCAAGCAAGCATTGGGAACATTTATGTATGGGTTGTTTGTGTTATATCAGGTAAtgtcttaaaattgtttttcattttctccatcagTGCCTGAAATTGAATGTCTTCACTTGCCAAGCTCTGCTTACTTACTGAATATTGGAACTCAGTTCTCAGTTCTCTTTCTTGACTAGAGATAGGTGGTCAAGTCTGCCACATAACAGGAAATGGGATTGGGTGGCCTGTTAGCATTCTTCTATGCAAGTTACCTCCAAGCAGGTCCTTGAAAAGATTCACCAAGAAACCTTGTCATTTCTCCAGTTATAATTATATGGTTTCAAACACCATGAACAAGGACTGTGCAGGGTAAAAATCAATATGCACATTCTAATAATTTTATCTCAGAACTCCACTGCAAATTCAtcactttctttttactttgaagAATGGATTGCCTTACTCAGATTGAATTCTGGTTGTGACATGCATTCAGAGTAATAAAGAGATTGGCTTGTATTCTCCTGAATACATATACATTAAACAGTTAGGCAAATGATATAATGATTCAGTGCTGTCTCCTCtagattattcattcatttaatcagttATTCATGAGCAACTAATTGAAGAAATATTGTATGGCATGGTATTTGGAAAATATGGTAATCTAATTCCCTTATTTATCAAAAACAAAGGCATAGAGAGTTTTACTGATATGGCAATTTCCAAATTCAGGGTACTGGAGAGTATGATACCTTAAATCCCCCCTAAAATTTACAGACTTCTATGAACTCACCTTACATCTTATATAATTGACTGCTTCATAAACCTGCATAAGTGTCTCCTAAGATAGCCCCTGAATTTACCTCCATTACTTTCTTACACTATCTTTGAGACCATGCTTATAAATGCAATTATAGAATTGATGAGTCATAGCTTACATGAGTGAGACATACAGAGTGTGAACTGTGAGACCTACATCAATGGAAATAAGATATTGGAGAAGAGTGAGTAAATGGAGAAGGTAGAGAAAAATATTAGTGAGTTACCAGAACCTAACCTGTTACATAGATTTTTTATAATCTATTAAATGGAAAGTTAGAGTCAATGTTCATTCATTTCTGCATAAAGAGAGGAGCCAAAATGGTCCATTAGTGATTTCTGATTCCCTTGATTCCAGTTATTTTAAGGAAACAAAGCTGTCCTTAAGGTGGAAGCAgtagaaaataggaagaaaactcaCTGTTCTAGAATTGCCAGATAGAAAACATCTAGAAcaagaaaggcaaaaataaaaaatcaagataataaaAGGAAAGTTCTCAGAGAAGACCTTGCCATGCATACCTGTGCCTATAACTGCTTTTTTATAACTATGTTTATTGTGTTACAAGGGTCTTTCTCATACATATGGAGGTTACTATATTTTCAGGCACTGAATATTAAATTTCTGTtgcagaaaaaagtaaataaggagAACATAATCTATGAAATACAGGATAATACAGGAAAGATGGATGTTGTGGGGAATGGAAAATGGCACAATATCAAGTGTGAGGAAGGAGACAAACTGACTTTTCTGCTTTCAAATGAGAACAATTGACCAGAAGCTGAAACTCACATGTGGAAATCACAGCTTCATCCAGGTGGGAAATGGATGGAGAAACATTAGTTTCTCCATCACAAATAATTTTGTCTGGGTTTTGAGAGCACCAGTTTCTATATTCTTACATATAGAGTCTAGCAGGTGGGAGGAAAACACAATGTTCTTGTGTTCGTTTGTAAGTGGAGGATTTTTTAAAGGATGTGAGGAAATGACATTCATATAGATTTCAAAAGGATTTGATACTAGtgctaaataataaaatatttgaagacattaggAAGGCAGGGGAATAATTTCACATAGTGGTCAAAAGCAGGGCTTTGAATGGGACTGAcctgatttgaatcctggcttcagTACTCACTAGTTGCCTGGTATTGGAGAAACAGCTTAATTGGTCCTCCAAAAGGGTCAAAGTCTCTATCTCATAGGGTTGGTTAAAAGCTAAGTGAGACAATACATATGCATTATCTCACTGCCCCACACAAGGTGAGAAATTAATCTGCATTAGATACTATTGTTTTTTTCTCAGCAAAGTAAAGACATTGGAAAGAGTTCTAAGCCAAGAAAATGACACATGCCTGTCCTCAAAAGTGCGAAACAGCATAATGAGTTCTGAAATTCAGTAGATGTGAAAGATTATGAGAGATGAGACTATGGGAGACTATTACGACATGAAGTGTGTGTGAAGGGAGAAAAATGAGCAGAACTTAATGTCAACTGCTAGGATCTCATTGTGTCTTTCTTATCTCTCCTTCAAGGTCGTCAAGACTAAGATGATAGGAAGGACcagttttcatttaattctgaaaGTTGAAGAGGAGAGCCGCCCCCTTTAAATCTTCAGGGGACTTTAATACTGATAGTCTTAAAGTTGAGACATATTTAAACAATAGATTCAGTAGACATAGCCCAGCACATTAA
This genomic stretch from Kogia breviceps isolate mKogBre1 chromosome 1, mKogBre1 haplotype 1, whole genome shotgun sequence harbors:
- the MNDA gene encoding LOW QUALITY PROTEIN: myeloid cell nuclear differentiation antigen (The sequence of the model RefSeq protein was modified relative to this genomic sequence to represent the inferred CDS: inserted 4 bases in 3 codons; deleted 2 bases in 1 codon; substituted 6 bases at 6 genomic stop codons) is translated as MVNEYKKLFWXKNXRTLNDYQFSMIKSLLAQDLKLTRKKQDKYNKIQIADVMKKKFPGATSVNKLIDVLEDIETFKNXLKELRKEKLKCNKEYPSYTKNSAKKRNQKETGSATPAPTTNLPNXGIMNHLFARKRKKQTKEETGTKRNKASQEQIWSLYPSVTNTPTTVGLPPPPQAXSLTPSSTHLPENQKTQVQSKXAARRSVLQKGPMTVMVLKAAEPFEYESPEAGGRGGGGGRSRHTMFHATVVTASQFFQVKVFNTNLKEKFTKQKVITISDYFEXRGVLEINKASSVSEVGLDQKSEVPNSILKRAKETPKMDSLCKQALGTFMYGLFVLYQKKVNKENIIYEIQDNTGKMDVVGNGKWHNIKCEEGDKLXLFCFQMRTIDQKLKLTCGNHSFIQVVKTKMIGRTSFHLILKKAEQRNHILYDLNDNTGRMEVXVFGKEDKIQCKEGDKLQLTFFNLSKAGEKLQLKSGVHSFIRILKTQYYANKQLNF